The genomic segment GAGGAGCGACTGGTCATCACCATCGACCGCAGCCAGCGGGTCTATCTGGGCAACGAGCCGGTCAACATCCACCAGATCGGCGCCAAGCTGCGGGAGAAGATCCGCGACCCGGAGTCGCAGGCCGTCTTCCTGCGCGCGGATGAGAACGTCCCCTTCGGCGCCTTCGCCACCGTGATGGACGCGGTGAAGCAGGCGGGCATCACCAACGTCAGCATCGTCACCGAGCCTCTGAACCAGAATGCGAAACGCTGAGATCTTCTTCGAGCACGAGCCCTGGAAGGCGCCGCTAGTCGGGTCGGCGGTGCTGCACGGGGCCTTCTTCGGCGGCCTCCTGCTGTATGCCGCCGTCGTCGGGAGCCTGCACGGGGAAAGCTGGGGTGGCACGGGCTCGGGCGGCGAAGCCATGAGCGTCACCCTGGTGAGCCGCGCCGCAGTGCCACTGCCGCCGCCCTCCGAGGAGAGCCAGAACATCGTGGCCAACGAGTCCAAGGGACTCTCGGAGTCGGAGAAGCGGCCGCCGGAAACGAACGCTGTGGCCCTGCCCGAGCACGACACAACCAAGCCGGAGAAGAATCAGCGCAAGACCGTGCAGGAGAAGCCGCCCCCGCCCAATCAGGTTCCCTTCGGCCAGGGCGGTCCGGTGAGCGGGCCCTACGGAGTATTCAACGCCAACGGCGCC from the Terriglobales bacterium genome contains:
- a CDS encoding biopolymer transporter ExbD, which encodes MSFMVPRGRTLSEINVTPFVDVVLVLLIIFMITAPVLQSGIEVSVPKTKTVKEITEERLVITIDRSQRVYLGNEPVNIHQIGAKLREKIRDPESQAVFLRADENVPFGAFATVMDAVKQAGITNVSIVTEPLNQNAKR
- a CDS encoding TonB family protein, with the translated sequence MRNAEIFFEHEPWKAPLVGSAVLHGAFFGGLLLYAAVVGSLHGESWGGTGSGGEAMSVTLVSRAAVPLPPPSEESQNIVANESKGLSESEKRPPETNAVALPEHDTTKPEKNQRKTVQEKPPPPNQVPFGQGGPVSGPYGVFNANGAKGGLSLTGGGGDFGSRYGWYVDVVRRKIQDNWLKYEVDPSISSARRVYITFEITRSGEPANIQLSQSSGIPSLDQSAVRALQRIDTFGSLPPDYSGSKVAVEFWFDYRR